The following proteins are co-located in the Rattus norvegicus strain BN/NHsdMcwi chromosome X, GRCr8, whole genome shotgun sequence genome:
- the Morf4l2 gene encoding mortality factor 4-like protein 2, producing the protein MSSRKQASQTRGQQSAEEDNFKKPTRSNMQRSKMRGAASGKKSAGSQPKNLDPALPGRWGGRSAENPPSGSVRKTRKNKQKTPGNGDGGSTSEVPQPPRKKRARADPTVESEEAFKSRMEVKVKIPEELKPWLVEDWDLVTRQKQLFQLPAKKNVDAILEEYANCKKSQGNVDNKEYAVNEVVGGIKEYFNVMLGTQLLYKFERPQYAEILLAHPDAPMSQIYGAPHLLRLFVRIGAMLAYTPLDEKSLALLLGYLHDFLKYLAKNSASLFTASDYKVASADYHRKAL; encoded by the coding sequence ATGAGTTCCAGAAAGCAGGCTTCTCAAACTCGTGGACAACAATCTGCTGAAGAAGACAACTTTAAGAAACCCACTCGCAGCAATATGCAGAGAAGTAAGATGAGAGGAGCTGCCTCAGGAAAGAAGTCAGCTGGTTCGCAGCCGAAGAATCTTGATCCAGCCCTCCCAGGAAGATGGGGAGGTCGCTCTGCTGAGAACCCCCCTTCTGGTTCTGTGCGGAAGACAAGGAAGAACAAGCAGAAGACTCCTGGCAACGGAGACGGTGGCAGTACCAGTGAAGTCCCCCAGCCTCCTCGGAAGAAAAGGGCACGGGCTGACCCCACTGTGGAGAGCGAGGAAGCATTCAAGAGTAGGATGGAGGTGAAGGTGAAGATCCCTGAAGAATTAAAACCATGGCTGGTGGAAGATTGGGACTTGGTTACTAGGCAGAAGCAGCTGTTCCAGCTCCCTGCTAAGAAGAATGTAGATGCCATTCTTGAGGAGTATGCCAATTGCAAGAAGTCACAGGGAAATGTTGATAATAAGGAGTATGCCGTTAATGAGGTTGTGGGAGGGATAAAAGAGTATTTCAATGTGATGCTGGGCACTCAGCTGCTGTACAAGTTTGAGAGGCCTCAGTATGCTGAGATTCTGCTGGCTCACCCTGATGCGCCAATGTCGCAGATCTATGGGGCGCCACACCTGCTGAGATTATTTGTGAGAATTGGGGCAATGTTGGCCTATACGCCCCTTGATGAGAAAAGCCTGGCACTGTTGCTGGGCTATCTGCATGATTTCCTTAAGTATCTGGCAAAGAATTCTGCCTCTCTGTTTACTGCCAGTGATTACAAAGTGGCTTCTGCTGACTATCATCGCAAAGCCCTGTGA